The DNA sequence TTTCTGTCAAAAAATCAGTATCTTTGGAAAAGATCCGCTCCTTGAAATATGCTCTTGCATCGTTCAAATATTCTATCTAATTTTGCACCCCGAAAAACGAGGGGGACCACTTTTTGCAAATTCGCTGGAATCGCCGTTTTTCTACAGGGTCAAAACAGTTGGTTTGTTGATTGTCAGGATTTTACGAAATTTTGCTCTCACAGACCCTTCTCCACTACAACAAGGATTAAGACTCCAGAGAACCTGGGTAAAGAGAAATATCGCAGCCCCTCACAGACCCTTCTCCACTACAACAAGGATTAAGACACCTCTTGCCTTCGGGATTAACAGATCGAAGGCTTTTGCTCGCAGACCCTTCTCCACTACAACAAGGATTAAGACCCGTAAGCCCACCAGTTGAATCGGTCTTCGATTCTGTCTCACAGACCCTTCTCCACTACAACAAGGATTAAGACCGTACACGTTTGGTCAAAAACGCACCGTAATCTTCTGTCTCACAGACCCTTCTCCACTACAACAAGGATTAAGACATAGGATCACCTCCTACAGGGTTTGACTGCTGGGCTCACAGACCCTTCTCCACTACAACAAGGATTAAGACTGTGAAGTCGAGTACGTCTCCGTCGACCTTGTGGCCTCCTCACAGACCCTTCTCCACTACAACAAGGATTAAGACTGCACGTAAGTGCCCTCGTCGCAACTTTTTAGGACTCGCAGACCCTTCTCCACTACAACAAGGATTAAGACAGAGATTTGGTTGAGGAATGCAATCTTTACAAGATCTGGCTCGCAGACCCTTCTCCACTACAACAAGGATTAAGACTGACGCCGAAAAACATGGATACCGCTACAAAGAAGTCTCACAGACCCTTCTCCACTACAACAAGGATTAAGACATTTGATTAAACTTGTAAAGGCTCGGCTCTTTACTCCTCACAGACCCTTCTCCACTACAACAAGGATTAAGACAGCATTACGAAGGTGTTAAGGTGCGCTTCTTCGAATTCCTCGCAGACCCTTCTCCACTACAACAAGGATTTCGGGGTTTTGAGCCTTCCTTCCGCACCAAATTCCCCACCGTTTTCCTGTCATTCCAGAAAGGCATAAGCCGCGGCAAGTGTGTCGGGGCCTTATGTGGAATCTCCCGAGCGCGGAGTATCATTCCAAACGAAACCATATGCGTCATCCCGCAAAATTTCGCAGCGGTGGGATCTGTGGGTGGGGAAATTTATGCGGGATCTCACGCCTCGTGCATGCTAGGGCTTGTCTTTTGCCAAGCGGGAGCCGGATTACCCGCGGGCCGGGCACTCGCCGAAATCCGCCTCAGCGGGGTGGGGCATATTGACTATTGTGGGCATCCATGCTGCGCTGCGGGTCTTTTTCTTGGGGCAGGCACACAAGGCCGTGCCCCTACGAAAAAGGATGAATTCCCTACCGTTTTCCTGTCATACCAGAAAGGCATAAGCCGCGGCCCGTGTGTCGGGGCCTTATGTGGAATCTCCCGAGCGCGGAGTATCATTCCAACCGAAACCATATGCGTCATCCCGCAAAATTTCGCAGCGGTGGGCCATGTGTGTGGGCTTGGCATGTATGCACGCGCTCAGGAGATCCCCGATCGGCGCCGACGCTGGGGCCTTGGCTATGGCCGTCGAGGATGACGTGATAGGGTGGGGCATATTGACTATTGTGGGCATCCATGCTGCGCTGCGGGTCTTTTTCTTGGGGCACGAGGCCGTGCCCCTGCGAAAAAGGATGAATTCCCCACCGTTTTCCTGTCATTCCAGAAAGGCATAAGCCGCGGCCCGCGTGTCGGGGCCTTATGTGGAATCTCCCTGAGCACGGAGTATCATCCCAAACGAAACAATATGCGTCATCCCGCAAAATTTCGCAGCGGTGGGATCTGTGGGTGGGGAAATTTATGCGGGATCTCACGCCTCGTGCATTCTAGGGCTTGTCTTTTGCCAAGCGGGAGCTGGGTTTTCCACCCTTGACTATAGCATGAACCGTGCGGATGGCTTGCGGCGGCGTAAGGGATGGGAATGGTGCGACGTCAGGAGCAGTCCGGAGCCTTCAGCGGAGGACGGAGCGCCAGCGAACCCATGGATCAGCCCGGCCCGGCGTCTTGTCCGCCAAGAGGCAGCTACCATGCCGAGCACGCCGGGATACGCCCAAATAATTGACATGTATTCCCAATCCAGCTATTTTACTCGTCTAGATACCTAACCAATTTGACCATTCGGCATTTTACGCTTTTTTGTTAAGTTGAAGAATTTTCTGACTTCTGGTATTACAAATGGGGGGATAGCCACTCAAGACATTCTATGGATGGAAAACATACATTTTCCGACTCATGACAGAATGTTCCAGCGAAAAGGAAGTAACCAGCATGTCCAACACTCCCAATCCCCAGCAGGTAAATGAATTGATCGCCAAAAACCGAATTGAGGAGGTTTTTGGAATTTTATTGTCCGTTTATAGGAATGATCCGGATTTCGGTAAGCTATTGAACTACTCTGCCAATTTTTATCAAGTGCAGGGGGATCATGAAAACGGCACGATCACCCAGCAAGCGTTCAACTTGGAACTGAACACGATTCGAAAAAACATCCTGAACTTCGTTCAAAGGAAACAAGCTGAAGGCATAGCCAAACCACTATGCACCAAGGAATACCGGCAAGTATTTGCACTTTCCTTGGCAAGAATCAAAGTGGTAAACCGTCTTCTAGAAATCGAGAATCCGGTTTACCCAAATGGCTATACGATTTCAGAGCTTTGTGATTTGGAAACTGAACTGTCTAGAAAGTCCGTGGTTCACTGTTTGGATGAGTTGAAATCTATCCAACTGCTAAAAAGGCACAAAATCAATGGATCTGTAAAATGGAGTCTTACAGATTCGGGAGTCTTATTCTTCCAACAATAGAATAACTAAAGGCTTGCGTTGCTCCTCACCTTTATCGTCTTGAGCGGACGCCGCATCACAAGCCTATCGAAGCAAAAAAGAATCTAAATTCAATGTTATCATCAAATATTGAATGAGGGTAAAGTCTGACTATTCGACTTGAAACAGGTAACCTGTCCAAATATTTCAAACTCTGGATTTCTGCTAATTCTATTAATTTATGATGCTTCAATAGACTTGATAATGTTTGAAATGGGTCCATCACAGTAAATATTATTAAGTGGAACAGGCGGCAACGCGTCGCTTGTTAGTATGAGGGAGGTAATTGAAACGCATAGGTTTAAAGCCTTTTTCTAGGTTTGGCTCCTACAGTCTAGATGAGATTTTGAATGGATAATTTGCCTGCGCGAATGGTCAAGATTCATGGGAAATGATACGAAGCTCTTTATTGAAACTCCAATAAATTATTCACTCGCCACTTTGAAAGAAATGTAGAAACGATAGCCCTGCGAATCGGGCCATTTCACCGCTGGGAATGCTTCCCTGCGGGCCTTTTTCTTGGGGCAGGCACACAAGGCCGTGCCCCTACGAAAAAGGATGAATTCCCTACCGTTTTCCTGTCATTCCAAAAAGGCATAAGTCGCGGCCCGTGTGTCGGGGCCTTATGTGGAATCTCCCGAGCGCGGAGTATCATTCCAAACGAAACCATATGCCTCATCCCACAAAATTTCGCAGCGGTGGGATCTGTGGGTGGGCTTGGCATGCATGTACGCGCTCAGGAGATCCCCGATCGGCGCCGACGCTGGGGCCTTGGCTATGGCCGTCGAGGATGACGTGATGAGCTTGGGAATGTTGACCAATTTGGGCATCCATGCTGCGCTGCGGGCCTTTTTCTTGGGGCAGGCACGAGGCCGTGCCCCTGCGAAAAAGGATGAATCTTCCCTACCGTTTCTTGTCATTCCAGAAAGGCATAAGCCGCGGCCCGTGTGTCGGGGCCTTATGTGGAATCTCTCAGGCGCGGAGTATCATTCCAAACGAAACCATATGCCTCATCCCGCAAAATTTCGCAGCGGTGGGATCTGTGGGTGGGGAAATTTATGCGGGATCTCACGCTTCGTGCATGCTAGGGCTTGTCTTTTGCCAAGCGGGAGCCGGATTACCCGCGGGCCGGGCACTCGCCGAAATCCGCCTCAGCGGGGTGGGGCATATTGACTATTGTGGGCATCCATGCTGCCCTGCGGGCCTTTTTCTTGGGGCAGGCACACAAGGCCGTGCCCCTGCGAAAAAGGATGAATCTTCCCTACCGTTTCTTGTCATTCCAGAAAGGCATAAGTCGCGGCAAGTGTGTCGGGGCCTTATGTGGAATCTCCCAGGCGCGTAGTATCATTCCAAACGAAACCATATGCCTCATCCCGCAAAATTTCGCAGCGGTGGGATCTGTGGGTGGGCTTGGCATGCATGTACACGCTCAGGAGATCCCCGATCGGCGCCCACGCTGTGGCCTTGGCCATAGCCGTCGAGGATGACGTGATAGGGTGGGGCATATTGACTATTGTGGGCATCCATGCTGCGCTGCGGGTCTTTTTCTTGGGGCAGGCACGAGGCCGTGCCCCTACGAAAAAGGATGAATTCCCCACCGTTTTCCTGTCATTCCAGAAAGGCATGAGCCGCGGCCTGTGTGTCGGGGCCTTATGTGGAATCTCCCGAGCGCGGAGTATCATTCCAAACGAAACCATATGCGTCATCCTGCAAAATTTCGCAGCGGTGGGATCTGTGGGTGGGGAAATTTATGCGGGATCTCACGCTTCGTGGAAGCGGGAGCCGGATTGCCCGCGGGCCGGGCACTTGCCGAAATCCGCCTCAGCGGAGCCGGATTACCCGCGGACCGGGCACTCGCCGAAATCCGCCTCAGCGGGGTGGGGGATATTGACTATTGTGGGCATCCATGCAGCCCTGCGGGCCTTTTTCTTGGGGCAGGCACGAGGCCATGCCCCTACATTTTCCGCCTCAGCGGGTATGGTATCGTGCGGATGGCTTGCAGCGGCGTGAACTGGCTGGAATGGCCGACCTTTGGGAGGAGTCGGGGATCTAGGGGCGGCGATCTATCGCCCCTAGATCCTCGACCGAGCGTAGCGAGCATGGAAGACAGTGACCCCGCGACCATACGGCCAAGCGGAGGATTGATGCCAAGCACGCGGGGGCACGCCCAAAGGATCAGGATATCACCTCGGCCAAGTATGCTGCATCTTTGGATACACCGCCCAAGGTGGCAGATCCGCGCGTGTACATCCAAGGGAGACCAATGAAGTACAGGCCGTCAATGTTGCTCACGCCTCGGAAGTTCTTGGGGTAGTGATCGGCATCGAGCTCCAGACCTTCGATCCATTCGAAATTGGGGCGGTAACCCGTGGCCCAGACGATGTTCTTGATGGTGGTGATCGTCTGCGATTCGAAGTGGATTTCGTCTTCGAAGGCGTCCTTGGTGCGGCCTGTGCAAAGGACATTGGGGCGATCCAAAATCTCTTGAACGTCTGTGCCGATGACGGGCTGGGTAGTGGAACTCAGTTTTTTGCCGATCCAGCTGTATTTGTTGAAGCTCAGTGCGCCGGTCTTGGTGAACCACCACCAGAGGGTCTTGCCCAAAAACTGCTGGGGAATGGACTTGACCTTCGTATCGCCGGAAAAGTACACCGTTCTGGAGCGATCTTGCGAAAGTTCGTTGAGGATCTGATAACCGGAATCTCCTCCTCCCACAACTAGCGCATCTCCGGGCTGAAGCTGGCGTGGACCTTTGTAGAAATTGCTGTGCATCTGCAAAACCCCCTCGGACACTCGTCTGTGGCAGGGTGGGGTATAGGGCGTATGGAAGGGGCCCGTCGCGACAATCACCTGTTTGGCGGTGAATTCGCCGTCATGATGAACGATGGAAAACCCTCTGCGCTCCTTGCGGACGGAGGTAATCAGGGTATTGAGCTGGACGGGGAATTCGTATTCCTCGACATAGGATTTGAAGTACTTGGCGACCTCGTATTTGGAGGGATAATGGCCGATCGGCGCATCGAATTTGAGGCCCGGAAGGTGATTGTATTCCGTCGGGGTGAATAGCTTGAGCGAGTCCCAGCGATTCAACCAAG is a window from the Pontibacter sp. G13 genome containing:
- a CDS encoding NAD(P)/FAD-dependent oxidoreductase, with amino-acid sequence MPKDILLAGHLRKDYMLDFVVIGAGQAGLAMAYHLKKMGKKFLIVDGGKEIGASWLNRWDSLKLFTPTEYNHLPGLKFDAPIGHYPSKYEVAKYFKSYVEEYEFPVQLNTLITSVRKERRGFSIVHHDGEFTAKQVIVATGPFHTPYTPPCHRRVSEGVLQMHSNFYKGPRQLQPGDALVVGGGDSGYQILNELSQDRSRTVYFSGDTKVKSIPQQFLGKTLWWWFTKTGALSFNKYSWIGKKLSSTTQPVIGTDVQEILDRPNVLCTGRTKDAFEDEIHFESQTITTIKNIVWATGYRPNFEWIEGLELDADHYPKNFRGVSNIDGLYFIGLPWMYTRGSATLGGVSKDAAYLAEVIS